In one Elephas maximus indicus isolate mEleMax1 chromosome 9, mEleMax1 primary haplotype, whole genome shotgun sequence genomic region, the following are encoded:
- the TOMM5 gene encoding mitochondrial import receptor subunit TOM5 homolog yields MFRIEGLAPKLDPEEMKRKMREDVISSIRNFLIYVALLRVTPFILKKLDSI; encoded by the exons ATGTTCCGGATCGAGGGCCTCGCTCCGAAGCTGGACCCGGAGGAAATGAAACGGAAGATGCGCGAGGACGTGATCTCCTCCATACGGAACTTTCTCATCTACGTGGCCTTGCTGCGAGTCA ctCCTTTTATCTTAAAGAAGTTGGATAGCATATGA